A window of the Anaerolineae bacterium genome harbors these coding sequences:
- a CDS encoding class I SAM-dependent methyltransferase produces MTQERIPEPEAVVDPDQIENYIRLSEKLMGYVYQEVVDRATKLAPIAGRVLDVGTGFGMLAMTLAKKKPDVEIIGLDISEQMTEAGQALVEKRGLAKWISFETADAKEMPFPDDYFDAVISYGSLHHWVGPEQVFDEINRVRKPTGIIYVADLRRDQPRLPMWLLYLGLRVRAGRRQAREMVTSVNAAYTPAEIEAMLARTTITKWQPKHTFYGLNIFSAQK; encoded by the coding sequence ATGACCCAAGAACGGATACCTGAACCAGAAGCAGTGGTTGATCCTGACCAGATTGAAAACTATATTCGTCTGTCTGAGAAGCTAATGGGCTATGTGTATCAAGAAGTTGTGGACAGAGCCACAAAGCTGGCCCCCATTGCCGGCCGGGTTCTGGATGTGGGGACAGGATTCGGGATGCTGGCGATGACGTTGGCTAAAAAGAAGCCCGATGTAGAGATCATCGGGCTTGATATTTCAGAACAGATGACTGAGGCAGGCCAGGCGCTGGTTGAAAAAAGAGGCTTAGCAAAGTGGATCTCCTTTGAAACAGCCGATGCCAAAGAGATGCCCTTTCCCGACGACTACTTTGATGCCGTCATCAGCTATGGCTCACTCCATCATTGGGTTGGGCCGGAGCAAGTGTTTGACGAGATCAATCGGGTGCGGAAGCCTACCGGGATAATCTACGTGGCGGATTTGCGTAGAGATCAGCCCCGGCTGCCAATGTGGTTGTTATATTTGGGGCTAAGGGTGCGGGCCGGACGGCGGCAGGCCAGAGAGATGGTGACGTCGGTAAACGCGGCGTACACCCCGGCAGAGATTGAGGCGATGTTGGCGAGAACGACAATAACAAAATGGCAGCCCAAACATACCTTTTATGGCCTAAATATCTTCTCTGCACAGAAGTAG